The following coding sequences lie in one Arthrobacter sp. SLBN-122 genomic window:
- a CDS encoding segregation and condensation protein A: MAESKPGFEVRLANFTGPFDLLLGLIAKHQLDITEVAIATVTDEFIKYIRKLQQLGEEWALDEASEFLVIAATLLDLKAARLLPAGEVEDDEDIALLEARDLLFARLLQYKAFKQVAGILGETLHQEGRRFPRQVALEEHFAAMLPELVWKHTPEQFAALAEAALRPKALAQPPQVALGHLHGSTVSVKEEARMLGLRLQQESPQTFRSLIADAESTLVVVARFLALLELFRDRAVAFDQLSPLAELAIHWTAEGRDWSAENLSEEYEEQP, encoded by the coding sequence GTGGCCGAATCCAAACCCGGCTTCGAGGTGCGGCTGGCCAACTTCACGGGTCCGTTCGACCTCCTCCTGGGACTGATCGCCAAGCACCAGCTGGACATCACCGAAGTGGCCATCGCCACCGTCACGGATGAGTTCATCAAGTACATCCGGAAACTGCAGCAGCTCGGCGAAGAATGGGCGCTGGACGAGGCCAGCGAGTTCCTGGTGATCGCCGCCACGCTGCTGGACCTCAAGGCAGCACGGCTCCTTCCGGCCGGTGAAGTGGAGGACGACGAGGACATCGCCCTGCTGGAAGCACGGGACCTCCTCTTTGCCCGGTTGCTGCAGTACAAGGCCTTCAAACAGGTGGCAGGAATCCTTGGCGAAACCCTTCACCAGGAAGGCCGGCGCTTTCCGCGGCAGGTGGCCCTGGAGGAGCACTTCGCGGCGATGCTCCCCGAGCTGGTCTGGAAGCACACACCGGAGCAGTTCGCCGCGCTGGCCGAGGCCGCGCTCCGGCCTAAAGCGCTGGCCCAGCCGCCCCAGGTGGCACTCGGACACCTGCACGGAAGCACCGTCAGCGTCAAGGAAGAAGCGAGGATGCTGGGGCTCCGCCTTCAGCAGGAATCGCCCCAGACCTTCCGTTCCCTGATTGCCGACGCCGAGTCCACCCTGGTGGTGGTGGCCAGGTTCCTGGCCCTCCTGGAACTGTTCCGGGACCGGGCCGTCGCGTTCGACCAGCTGTCCCCTCTGGCCGAGCTTGCCATCCACTGGACAGCCGAAGGCCGGGACTGGTCTGCAGAAAACCTGAGCGAAGAGTATGAGGAGCAACCGTGA
- the scpB gene encoding SMC-Scp complex subunit ScpB, producing the protein MDHGPDFDDLPGGAKAALEAVLMVLDEPATEEELAAGVGLTVNTVRSLLAELQREYNGYTVKAPEMEDASHAGIGSSPRGFELRNIAGGWRIYSRTEFADIVGKYVLEGQTARLTQAALETLAVIAYRQPVSRARVSAIRGVNVDSVVRTLAQRGLIEDAGADPESGAILYRTTSYFLERMGISSVGDLPQLSPHLPGLDGIAEFYDAGTM; encoded by the coding sequence CTGGACCACGGCCCGGACTTCGACGACCTCCCCGGCGGTGCCAAAGCTGCCCTCGAAGCTGTCCTCATGGTCCTCGACGAACCAGCCACCGAAGAGGAGCTGGCTGCGGGAGTGGGCCTGACGGTCAATACCGTCCGCTCCCTCCTGGCAGAACTGCAGCGTGAGTATAACGGCTATACTGTTAAAGCCCCGGAGATGGAGGATGCCAGCCACGCTGGCATCGGTTCCAGCCCCCGGGGTTTTGAATTGCGGAACATCGCCGGTGGCTGGCGGATCTACTCGCGCACGGAGTTTGCCGACATTGTGGGCAAATATGTGCTTGAAGGGCAGACGGCCAGGCTTACCCAGGCGGCGTTGGAAACACTGGCAGTCATCGCGTACCGCCAGCCCGTCTCCCGGGCCAGGGTGTCTGCGATTCGCGGTGTCAATGTTGATTCCGTCGTACGGACGCTTGCCCAGCGCGGGCTGATCGAGGACGCGGGAGCCGATCCCGAGTCCGGCGCAATCCTCTACCGGACCACCTCCTATTTCCTCGAACGGATGGGAATCAGTTCAGTGGGGGACCTGCCCCAGCTGTCGCCGCACCTTCCGGGGCTCGACGGGATCGCAGAGTTCTACGACGCCGGGACGATGTAG
- a CDS encoding ParA family protein, with translation MSSEQGSATLEGTEFDLENAVMGPTGRPYREFPEPAPLPSHGPARVIAMVNQKGGVGKTTSTINLAAALAEYGRRVLLVDFDPQGALSAGLGVNPHELDLTVYNVLMDRKVDIRDAIHHTGVENVDLLPANIDLSAAEVQLVNEVAREQVLDRALKKVEDDYDVVLIDCQPSLGLLTVNALTAAHGVIIPLICEFFALRAVALLVETIDKVQDRLNPRLQVDGVLATMYDARTLHSREVITRLVEAFGDKVFETVIKRSIKFADATVAAEPITSYAGNHVGADAYRRLAKELISRGGAP, from the coding sequence GTGAGCAGCGAACAGGGTTCAGCAACTCTGGAGGGCACGGAATTCGACCTGGAAAACGCGGTGATGGGGCCCACCGGGCGCCCATACCGGGAGTTCCCGGAACCCGCGCCGCTGCCCTCCCACGGTCCGGCACGCGTGATCGCCATGGTCAACCAGAAGGGCGGCGTAGGCAAGACCACCTCCACCATTAACCTCGCCGCGGCGCTCGCCGAGTACGGCCGCCGTGTCCTGCTGGTGGACTTCGACCCCCAGGGTGCGCTCTCGGCAGGCCTGGGCGTCAACCCGCATGAACTGGACCTCACCGTGTACAACGTCCTGATGGACCGCAAGGTGGATATCCGCGACGCCATCCACCACACCGGTGTGGAGAACGTGGACCTCCTGCCGGCCAACATCGACCTCTCCGCCGCAGAAGTCCAGCTGGTCAACGAGGTTGCGCGCGAACAGGTCCTGGACCGTGCGCTCAAAAAAGTCGAAGACGATTACGACGTCGTCCTCATCGACTGCCAGCCCTCCCTGGGACTCCTGACGGTGAACGCCCTCACTGCAGCCCACGGCGTGATCATTCCGCTCATCTGCGAGTTCTTCGCCCTCCGTGCCGTGGCGCTGCTGGTCGAAACCATCGACAAGGTCCAGGACCGGCTGAACCCGCGCCTGCAGGTGGACGGCGTACTGGCCACCATGTACGACGCACGGACACTGCACAGCCGCGAAGTGATCACCCGGCTGGTGGAGGCATTCGGCGACAAGGTCTTCGAAACGGTCATCAAGCGCTCCATCAAGTTCGCAGACGCCACGGTGGCCGCGGAGCCCATCACCAGCTACGCCGGAAACCACGTGGGCGCGGATGCGTACCGCCGGCTGGCCAAGGAGCTGATCTCCCGCGGCGGCGCGCCCTAA